The Mixophyes fleayi isolate aMixFle1 chromosome 9, aMixFle1.hap1, whole genome shotgun sequence DNA window ACGAcagcctggtctgataaatctgTGGAGACTGCAGGACTAATACAATGGTGTCGATCTTCCCCGCCTCACCGTGcagaaaatataatatacacactGTATCCCAAGTAAATGAGAGTACTTCTGTTGTTGGATTGAGGAGAGAGGCATTTACTCTCCTTCCAGTAACAAAGTACTAGAAGTTTAACGTTCACCAGACCTGCATTCTAAGTGTTCAGGGAGCATTGAAAATCTTGTGTAGAAGAGAGCGATTggtctgcgatttctcctgcgcCCGCTCTGCTACTTCCTGGCGTTTCTGGATACGCTTCTTGTCCGATTTAAGAACCTGGATTTCTTCCTCCGTCTTGCGCTGCGTGAAGTTCCACTGTTTGTCAGGCACCGCGCTGCCGCCAGGCTCAGCCGCTCTCTTGCGATCCGCTTTGGAGAATTTCTTGCTGCGTTCGACATTCTGCAGATAAAAGTTGGTCTCTCTCTTTGCCTGCGACACTTCCGCGCGCATCCTCTGCTGGCGGACCTGTCTCTCGATCGCTAGCCTCTCGCTGAGGTGGGACCACTTGAAACGGTGCAGGTACTGCAGAAGCAAATGACCGGAGGTTCAATAAGAGTAACAGCCTGACTAGTGCAAGTttacagagatggtaacagcagaaAACAGATTTCCATCTCACCTTCATGTTCCACAAGTCGTCATGAAAGCGATGCTTTTTCCGCACGCCCAGAGGCATGTTGTTAAGGCTAGCAGCTACCAACTTGGCAACACGCTTGTCCCGAAATTCAACCCAACCTTCCGTGAAGTCACGGGCGTTGGTACCAGCCTTCTTTTTCTTCTTGCGGACAAATCGCTCTGAGAAattaaaaaagtatttatatGTTTAAGTATGGGATGGAAAAAcaaggttaaaaaacaaaaaaacaaacatttaaactATACACCACACAATAAGTGAACAGACACGAGTAAGTGTCCTTCATTCTAATAAGACTAAAGATGTGAAAAAGAGTTTAATCCTATTTTTGAATTTTCTGCAATCCTCTAAAATATTGATGTTGTACCTTAGGAGTTAAATTTATAGATCTCCCTTACTCTCCTTGTTGTTTCAGTGAGGCTCTCTCTATAGCACATGCCAAGTAGAAGACCCTACACTGCACTGAGGAGTTCTAACAAGAATAAAACAGGTTGTTTGTAGGTGGATGTTCTTTAAGCCTACATCaatatatttaaatcaaaatatatttaatctattGTATATCACTAGAGACAAAAAGGACCACTTTAATGCCAAGTTATTATGCCATATGGACTTTTCTTATAGGGTCGTTTAGGTAAAAAGCAACTTAAGGTTGCGGTGTCCTTAGTTATGACAACAGTTCCGTTGTGTGTATAAACACGATTGTATCCAGAAATCCCTGCAGGCAGACTTCCACCCTATAAGCCTTATATCTTAAGATAATAACTATACCTGCACAACAGAAGAGGGGTGCGAAATCCCCTCCACAGACTCTATATTGACAATATCCCGTATCTGTGAAGTTGCCTCCATCCTCTCCAAACATGTTGTGACTCAAGACCTGTCCGTCATATGACAAATTCATTTCTCCTTACCCTCGGCCTGCAGAAAGATCCGTCCCACTTCCCCGTGGACGCTTAGCATGTTGCGTAGGTTACGTGGCCGGAGTCGAGGTGGGATGTGACCCAAGTAGATGATTCCCGGAATAACAGTCTTCTTGCCTTCTGCATTGTCCTCCTTCGCTTCACCCACCATCTCCGTATCGCACTCCGCCTCTACGTTCTCACTTCCCTCCTCTGTCACAGACAGTTGATCCTCCACCTCCTCATTTTCAACCACTGTCTCATCTCTCTCTTCCATACTGAGCTCTGATATTAGAGAGAAAAGTTCAGGACAAGACAACACCTGACCTAGAATTTACTGTTCACATTCATGTCACTTGTTGATATGTAGTGGCAGAAAAATGTGTTCAGACAACAGTGATTTTGCAGTATAGCTTCATACTTATACCAACACCACAGACAGCGTGGAAACCTGGGTTATATAAATCAGTGTAACCTACATGATTACCATGACCTCTATCTCACCACACGTGTGGGCAAACTGGACGTAGTACCAGCTACTCAAGACAAGCAGCTGGGTCTCTCCGTGTAAACTATATATCAGCATAAAACACAACTGGCCATATACAGCCACAAACACCTCTAAAATACCAACAGGGTGAATGGCACTATGTTCTAGAGTCACAGATAATCCTGTGGGTCAGCTGAGAAGTGTGTCCATATGAATCAAACTAGAAGAGACGCAGtttgaatgaaaaatatttgACCCCAAATGGAAGGCAGTTAGGAGGAATGTAGGTAGCCACAAACACTATAAAGCAGATTTATGCAAACTGTGGATCTTTAGTACTGCAGCAGCAAAACCAGATGTTACCTCTATAACTCAGTGATAAATACAGATTATACAGAGGGGCAGCaaggtggccaagtggttagtacttctgcctcacagcactggggtcacgagttcaattcccaaccatggccttatctgtgaggagtttgtatgttctccctgtgtttgcgtgggtttcctccgggtgctctggtttcctcccacactccaaaaacatactggtaggttaattggcttctaacaaattgacccgtgtgctagttaggtaatttagactgtaagccccaatggggcaggaactgatgtgagttctctgtacagcgctgcagaattagtggcgctatataaataaatggtaatattatGTATAGAGATCTATACATGAAACAATTATGATCAATTATAGTGAAAAGGTGCAATAGACAGTAAAGAATGggcagctcagtggttagcagttctgcctcacagtatcatgagttcaattcctgactaatggccttatctgtggagttggtatgttctcctaatatttgcgtgggttacctaccacactccaaatacatattagtagggtaattggctgctatcaaattgaccctagtctgtgtgttatgGAATCCAAACTATAAGCTCtattgggggcagggactgatgtgagtacgccactgcagaattagtagaaattatatatatatatatatatatatatataaaaaataagcagATTTCCTTAGCAATGTTTATCAGCCCATAGACATCGGGTCTTTCTTCCAGTAAGCTGCTATGTGTACACCCAGGGGGGCCACGCACTCCCAGACACAGACACCCAGGGGGACCACGCACTCCCAGACACAGACACCCAGGGGGGGGGCCACGCACTCACAGACACCCAGGGGGGGCCACGCACTCCCAGACACAGACACCCAGGGGACCACGCACTCCCAGACACAGACACCCAGGGGGGGCCACGCACTCCCAGACACAGACACCCAGGGGGGGCCACGCACTCCCAGACACAGACACCCAGGGGGGGCCACGCACTCCCAGACACAGACACCCAGGGGGGGCCACGCACTCCCAGACACAGACACCCAGGGGGGGCCACGCACTCCCAGACACAGACACCCAGGGGGGGCCACGCACTCCCAGACACAGACACCCAGGGGGGGCCACGCACTCCCAGACACAGACACCCAGGGGGGGCCACGCACTCCCAGACACAGACATGCTGACATACAGGACACGTGCTGCTCTACACACCGGACATCATGGAAGGACGGACCTATCACCGGCGCTGCAGCTGCTTCACACAAACAACGTGCAGGCTCCGGCGCTGGGTAATGACATCAGTAAAAAGGGAGGAGCCAGTAAAGGGCGTAGCTCCAGATCGGGGAGGGAGTCACGTGGGTAAGTGACGTATGAGCGGCGCCAAATCTGGAATGTTTCTCATCTCCGAGAATAAtgtgttatataataatatattatcctAATACACAACTCGTATCACAGTATTAGTGTTATTCCCAGGTAATAAtgtgttatataataatatattatcctAATACACAGCTCATATCACAGTATTAGTGTTATTCCCAGGTAATAATGtgtcatataataatatattatcctAATACACAGCTTGTATCACAGTATTAGTGTTATTCCCAGGTAATAAtgtgttatataataatatattatactaaTACACAGCTTGTATCACAGTATTAGTGTTATTCCCATGTAATAATGtgtcatataataatatattatcctAATACACAGCTCATATCACAGTATTAGTGTTATTCTCAGGTAATAATGtgtcatataattatatattatcctAACACACAGCTCATATCACAGTATTAGTGTTATTCTCAGGTAATAATGtgtcatataattatatattatcctAATACACAGCTTGTATCACAGTATTAGTGTTATTCCCAGGTAATAAtgtgttatataataatatattatactaaTACACAGCTTGTATCACAGTATTAGTGTTATTCCCATGTAATAATGtgtcatataataatatattatcctAATACACAGCTCATATCACAGTATTAGTGTTATTCTCAGGTAATAATGtgtcatataattatatattatcctAACACACAGCTCATATCACAGTATTAGTGTTATTCTCAGGTAATAATGtgtcatataattatatattatcctAACACACAGCTCATATCACAGTATTAGTGTTATTCTCAGGTAATAATGtgtcatataattatatattatcctAATACACAGCTCGTATCACAGTATTAGTGCTATTCTCAGGTAATAATGtgtcatataataatatattatcctAATACACAGCACGTATCACAGTATTAGTGTTATTTCCAGGTAATAATGtgtcatataataatatattatcctAATACACAGCTTGTATCACAGTATTAGTGTTATTCTCAGGTAATAATGtgtcatataataatatattatcctAATACACAGCACGTATCACAGTATTAGTGTTATTTCCAGGTAATAATGtgtcatataattatatattatcctAATACACAGCACGTATCACAGTATTAGTGTTATTTCCAGGTAATAATGtgtcatataataatatattatcctAATACACAGCTTGTATCACAGTATTAGTGTTATTCTCAGGTAATAATGtgtcatataataatatattatcctAATACACAGCTTGTATCACAGTATTAGTGTTATTCCCAGGTAATAATGtgtcatataataatatattatcctAATACACAGCTTGTATCACAGTATTAGTGTTATTCCCAGGTAATAATGtgtcatataataatatattatcctAATACACAGCTTGTATCACAGTATTAGTGTTATTCTCAGGTAATAATGtgtcatataattatatattatcctAATACACAGCTCATATCACAGTATTAGTGTTATTCTCAGGTAATAATGtgtcatataataatatattatcttAATACACAGCACGTATCACAGTATTAGTGTTATTCCCAGGTAATAAtgtgttatataataatatattatcctAACACACAGCTCGTATCACAGTATTAGTGTTATTCTCAGGTAATAATGtgtcatataataatatattatcctAACACACAGCTCATATCACAGTATTAGTGTTATTCTCAGGTAATAATGtgtcatataataatatattatcctAATACACAGATTGTATCACAGTATTAGTGTTATTCCCAGGTAATAAtgtgttatataataatatattatcctAATACACAGCACGTATCACAGTATTAGTGTTATTCTCAGGTAATAAtgtgttatataataatatattatcctAATACACAGCACGTATCACAGTATTAGTGTTATTCCCAGGTAATAATGTGTCATATACTAATATATTATCCTAATACACAGCTTGTATCACAGTATTAGTGTTATTCTCAGGTAATAATGTGTCATCTAATTATATATTATCCTTATACACGGCTCATATCACAGTATTAGTGTTATTCTCAGGTAATAATGtgtcatataataatatattatcctAACACACAGCTCATATCACAGTATTAGTGTTATTCTCAGGTAATAATGtgtcatataataatatattatcctAATACACAGCTCGTATCACAGTACTAGTGTTATTCTCAGGTAATAATGtgtcatataatatattattctaACACACAGCTTGTATCACAGTATTAGTGTTATTCCCAGGTAATAATGTGTCATCTAATTATATATTATCCTAATACACGGCTCATATCACAGTATTAGTGTTATTCTCAGGTAATAATGtgtcatataataatatattatactaaTACACAGCTCGTATCACAGTATTAGTGTTATTCCCAGGTAATAATGTGTCATATACTAATATATTGCCCTAATAAACAGCTCATATCACAGTATTAGTGCTATTCCCAGGTAATAATGTGtcataataatatattatccTAATACACAGCTCATATCAcagtattattgttattcccaGGTAATAATGTGTCATATACTAATATATTGCCCTAATAAACAGCTCATATCACAGTATTAGTGCTATTCCCAGGTAATAATGtgtcatataattatatatcctAATACACAGCTCATATCATAGTATTAGTGTTATTCCCAGGTAATAATGtgtcatataataatatattatcctAATTCACAGCTCATATCACAGTACTGTTGTTATTCCCTGGAAATACTgtgtaaaacaataatatattattattctagTACTCAACACACATCACAGTAATTGTAGtgatattcacaattaataatgtatattatCTTGTTATACAACTAATATCACATtaattaattctgtttttttcccaGGTAATAATGTGTGAAATAGTAATATAACAGTTTTCTTAATATATGTCTCACATCACATTAAACAATGTTACTAAATGATaataatgtgtaaaataataataaacatactaCATAACCCGCATCACTTTTAAACTGTTAATCGCAGATCATAATTTGtgaaagaataatatatatattatagggtggctcaatggcacagtggttagtattgctccCTCACAGCATAGGGATTCAGTTCCAACTGGGGCACCATccgtgtggattttgtatgttctacctgtatGTATGATCACTCCGTCTGTCTTAATAAtatactggtcggttaattgaCTTTGGTTACCACATGTATTTATATGGgttagataatttagactgtgggctccactggggcagagactgatatgaatgagtctCTGTACAGCACGgcgcaatatcatcatcatcatcatcatttatatagcgccagtaattccacaacgctgtacagagaactcactcacatcagtccctgccccattggagcttacagtctaaattccctaatacacagacagacagactagggtcaatttgatagcagccaattaacctaccagtatgttttggagtgtgggaggaaaccagagcacccggaggaaacccacgcaaacacagggagaacatacaaactccacacagataaggccatggtcgggaataaaactcatgaccccagtgctgtgaggcagaagtactaacctgTAAGGCTATATAGATAAAGGCTAATAATTTCTTATGGCTTCTCCGTTCCTCTAATAGGCTTGCAATTGGTCATCCAGCTAACTCCCCTCCTTCATTGAAGGCGGTTAACAAAATTAAATTAACGATCCTGCATTATATAACAGTGGAGCCTTGCCAAAAACGTCTTCATGTAGAATCCTCTGGCCCTTCGATTTGGGTGACTTTTTTCCGATTGTTGAATGATCAGTGGATCCTTTTTGAAGTACAGAGGAAGTCATCAGAGAGCAATCTTTGATACAATTTTCTTATATACAAGAATGTAAACTTTacacttgttattattattataaatttttatttatagggcgccacaaggtgttaTGTATGGTACCATAATTTTGTGCAAAGAACTGAGGGGACGGAACAGGGAACATAAGTGCTAAGGAACAAGCAAGGAAGAGCTGATGTGTGTATTTTGATGCTTGTTTTTACAGATTacgcaattatatatatatgacttcGTCAAGTTAATAAACAGTTTACTGCACAACTGACTGTCCTATGGGATGCATCAGTCATCGCTGTAAGAGGCACACACTCTGGTCAGAGGAAGGGACGTGAAAGAATGACACACACTCAAGTAAGTTAAAGTAGCGATAGTAAATAAACATTATTGAACAGTACTCCTTTGAATTTCAGCAGTTGAACTGACTAGAACTCTGTGTTTGCCccgttgattatttttatttatatccatGTTGTAGTTTCATCAGGACAATGTGTAGATGGGCCTGGAACAGGTCTCATCTGAGCACTCTCACAAGAATGTTGTTCAGATAGCCAAGTAACTGGATTCCTTGTAGTCTCAagtgggtagcacagtggcctagtggtcagcacttctgcctcacagcactggggtcaggagttcgattcccgaccatggccttatctgtgtggagtttgtatgttctccctgtgtttgcgtgggtttcctccaggtgctccggtttcctcccacactccaaaaacataccggttggttaattggctgctatcaaaaattgaccgtagtctatccctctctgtctgtctgtctg harbors:
- the ABT1 gene encoding activator of basal transcription 1 isoform X2, which codes for MEERDETVVENEEVEDQLSVTEEGSENVEAECDTEMVGEAKEDNAEGKKTVIPGIIYLGHIPPRLRPRNLRNMLSVHGEVGRIFLQAEERFVRKKKKKAGTNARDFTEGWVEFRDKRVAKLVAASLNNMPLGVRKKHRFHDDLWNMKYLHRFKWSHLSERLAIERQVRQQRMRAEVSQAKRETNFYLQNVERSKKFSKADRKRAAEPGGSAVPDKQWNFTQRKTEEEIQVLKSDKKRIQKRQEVAERAQEKSQTNRSLLHKIFNAP
- the ABT1 gene encoding activator of basal transcription 1 isoform X1 translates to MMSELSMEERDETVVENEEVEDQLSVTEEGSENVEAECDTEMVGEAKEDNAEGKKTVIPGIIYLGHIPPRLRPRNLRNMLSVHGEVGRIFLQAEERFVRKKKKKAGTNARDFTEGWVEFRDKRVAKLVAASLNNMPLGVRKKHRFHDDLWNMKYLHRFKWSHLSERLAIERQVRQQRMRAEVSQAKRETNFYLQNVERSKKFSKADRKRAAEPGGSAVPDKQWNFTQRKTEEEIQVLKSDKKRIQKRQEVAERAQEKSQTNRSLLHKIFNAP